A stretch of DNA from Calditrichota bacterium:
ATCGCTTCAATTTTCGTTATCTTTGATGTGGACATTGGCGCGCAAAAACAATTTACCACTGGAAGATATTCGCACATGGCTTTCTGAAAACCCGGCAAAACTAATCCAAATGTCCAATTCAAAAGGAAAAATTCAAGTTGGCTATGATGCTGATCTTGTAGTTTGGAACCCGGATGAAAAATTTATAATTACAGAAGATCTGATCAAATTTAGGCACAAAATTTCTCCTTATATTGGAGAAAAGCTTTTTGGGAAGGTCGAGAAAACTTTCGTAGTCGGCGATTGTGTTTTTAATCGAAAATAGTTGCTCAAACAAGTTCAGCATGATGATTACCATAATTCCTGTCTGTTTCAGAATCACAAAAGTATAAGAGAATTAAAACAACGTGAATAATAAAAAACCAGAATTCGTCAAACTAACAAATCTTGCTGCAGAAGGACTGGGTTCAAAAACCCTTGCTTGCAGCGATGATTTTTTTGCTCCAATGCACAACCTTATTCAAGAAGGACGTGGCATTTTTATTGCCGATAAATATACCGAAAATGGAAAGTGGATGGATGGTTGGGAGTCTCGCCGTAAACGTACTCCCGGCAATGATTGGTGCATAATTAAACTTGCCGTTCCCGGAACCATCACAGGTGTTGATATTGATACAAATCATTTTCTGGGCAATCATCCACCGCATTCATCCATAGAAGGTTGTTATGTTGATGACCAAACGAATACCGATGAGCTAATCTCAAACAAAAATTTGTGGCAGGAGATTTTGCCTATATCAAGCTTGGAACCCGGTAGCCATAATTTTTATGACATCGAGTCTGAAAAGCAGTTTACACATTTACGATTAAATATTTTTCCTGATGGCGGCGTTGCCCGATTAAAAGTTTACGGACATGTTTATAAAAACTGGGATTCAGTAAATAAGGAAGATGAAATTGATTTGGCTTCTGCATTAAATGGAGGACAGGCTGTTTTATGCAACGATATGTTTTTTAGCCATATGCAAAATTTACTTAAACCGGAACGCGGCAAAAACATGGGTGACGGTTGGGAAACAAAACGAAACAGAACACCTGGGAATGTGGATTGGGTAATAATAAAACTGGCTCATCCGGGCGTAATTAAAAAGGTAGTTATTGATACAGCGCATTTTAAAGGCAATTTTCCTGATAGTTTTATGCTGCAAGGATTTAATTTTGGAGATAATAATAATCCGGATTTTGAAAATATAACCTGGCAGGAATTATTACCAAAATCCAAACTCAATGCGGATCTTGAACATGAGTTTATAAATGAACTAAAAAATATTGGCCAAATTAGTCATGTTAAATTAAATATTTTCCCGGATGGCGGAATTAGTCGTCTGCGGCTTTTTGGAACATTAAAATGACACTTGATATTTTAAATAATCTCCCTTTAAAGCAATTACGGCTTGAGCTTTGCAAATGCTGCGGATCATCTAAATGGATAAAAGAGATGACCCGTTTGCTTCCATTTGAGAATCTTGAACAAATAAAACAGAATGCCATGGATGTGTGGGAAACGTGTTCTGAAGTTGACTGGTTGGAAGCATTCAGTTACCACCCGCGGATTGGTGAAAAAGAAATTGAGGAAAAATTTTCTTCAACAGCCGGCTTCGCAAAAAATGAACAGGCTGCCGTTGGGCAAGCATCCAAAAAGGTCATTTCAGAATTGGCAGAATTAAATAACACCTATTTCCAAAAATTTGGATTTATTTTTATAATATTCGCCACAGGAAAAAGTGCTCAAGAAATGCTTTTAGAGCTGAAAATTCGAATTAAAAATGAGCGTGAAACAGAAATAAAAATTGCTGCGGATGAACAACTAAAAATTACTTTGCTGCGAATTGAAAAAATGCTTAATAAACAGTGAAACGCTTTTAGATTGCATTGAATATATCAATGCATTAATCAACACAGTTAATTCATTCCATAAAAATTTAAAAAGGGAAAGAATGAGCCAGATAACTACACACGTTCTTGATACTTCACTAGGTAGGCCCGGACAAAAAATAAAGATTGAATTGCAGAAACCAGATGGAGTTAACTGGAAAACAATTGCGCAAGGTGTAACCAATGATGATGGTCGAATTTCGGACTTGCTTAAACCAGATGAAGTGCTTGAGCCAGGGGTTTATAAAATGTTTTTCCACAGTGGTGATTATTTTCGGTTCATGGGCATAAATACTTTTTTTCCATATGTAGAGATTGTCTTTGAAACAACGGATACAGAGCATTATCACGTCCCACTATTGTTAAATCCATTTGGCTATTCAACCTATCGTGGCAGCTGATTTTAAACTAATAAAATATCATTCCTGAATGTTCTTATCAGGAATCTTCACATATTTAAGATTCCCGATTAAAGCGTTCGGGAATGACATAAAGAAATACTCAAATCAAAGACTGAGAATATAAATGAAATTATCAATCCCAGAATCCGCAAAAGAAAAAATTTTTACCGAGCTAAAAACAGCAAATATTGCCTTTCAAAATATTTATCCCGGAGATCGGCATGACCGGCAACCCGTGCATACAGTTTATGGTGGCGCCAATTTGTTCAAATCAGATTCAATAAAAAAAATGAACGAACGCGCATTGAAAACCCTAAAAACAAACGCGCCGGATTTTGTTGAGTTTGCAAAAGTATTAATGCTGGAAAAACATGATCAGTTGCCAGATAATGCCAGTCAAATAAAAGCACTTAAAAGCAAGTTGGAAAACAATCCGGATCAAAAAAACCATCCGGCTTGGCTATCATTTGCTGTTTACAACAAAGTGATCGAAAAACTTAAACGAGAAGCTGTAGAAGATTTCCGGATAGATTTTGAAGACGGCTTTGGTAACCGCAGATGGCCGGAGGAAGATGAAACGGCTGTTTTTACTGCAAAAGAACTGGCCAAAGGAATGAACGAAAAAACAATTTCTCCTTTTGTTGGAATCCGCATAAAACCTTTTACTGAAGATTTAAAGGAACGAGGTGCAAGGACACTGGATATTTTTGTCACTACTCTGCTTGCCGAAACAAATGGAGCTTTGCCTGATAATTTTGTGGTGATGCTGCCCAAAGTTACTATCCCAGAACAGGTTACAGCAATCGTCCACCTTTTTGAAATCCTCGAAAAAGTAAACGGTCTGCCCGCAAATTCATTAAAAATGGAAATTATGGTTGAGACTACCCAGGCCATCATGAATGATGAAGGAACAAATTCATTGATGCGTTTTATCCGGGCAAGCAAAGGGCGTTGCATCGCCACCCATTTTGGTACATATGATTACACGGCTTCCTGTGATATCACCGCGAAGTATCAAACCATGGCGCATCCTGTTTGCGATTTTGCCCACCATGTAACACGCGTTGCTTTAGGCCATACAGGAATTTGGTTATCCGATGGAGCGACCAATGTTATGCCGGTTGGTCCACATCGTGGAGAAAACCTATCTGAATCTCAATTGGCAGAAAATAAGAGAGTTGTACATCGTGCCTGGAAAATGGGCTATGACCATGTTCGTCATTCTTTATTTAACGGTTTTTACCAGGGATGGGATTTGCATCCTTCGCAGCTCCCGGTTCGTTATGCGGCAGTGTATGCCTTTTTTCTGGAAAGTTATGAGGATGCGGCGATGCGTTTAAAAAAGTTTGTTGAGCAGGCAGCTCGGGCAACTTTAACCGGTGATGTGTTTGATGATGCTGCCACGGGCCAGGGTTTATTGAACTATTTTCTGCGTGCGTTAAATTGCGGCGCAATTTCTGTTGATGAAGCATTGGCTACCGGTTTGACAATTGAGGAATTTCGCTCGCGGTCCTTTTTGAAGATTTTGGAAGGAAGAAGGAAATAATTACAAATTTATTAGCGTGTCATGCCCGCCAGTTGGCGGATCAGTCTATTGACTGGCTGAGGTACGAAGCATCCCATCAAAGATGAGATTCTTCACTCCATTTCATTCCACTCTGAATGACACTTACTTTTTATCTCCGTCAATCAGAATTTTTCCATATCGTACAGATTGTATTTCGGCGCTAATTGCCAGCCCGATTTCTGAAGCAGAGTTCCCGCCAATCTTGAGACCAATCGGTGAATAAATTTTAGATGTATCTACTTTTTCATCCAATGAATCCCGCAGGTTTTTCATAATCCCGGCAGCTTTTGTTTTAGAAGCAATAATCCCGATGTACGGAAAATCCAATCCCCGTTTATAAAATATATTTAATATTTTGGAATCGTATTTATGGCCATGAGTTAAAATTGCCACAAATGAATTGGGTACAGGCTCAAATGAATTAGCAAACTCTTCATAATCTGCATGGATAATTTCTGAGGCATTTGGATTTTTTACTGCTTCGGCAAATTCAATCCGGTTATCCACAAGAATAGAATGATACCCCAATGGCTTTAAATGATACAACAGCGCCTGGCCCACATGACCGCCACCAAAAACATAAACTGTTGGACGATTTCCGTTGACTTCATAAAAAATTGTAACTCGCCCGGCACAAGACATTGGGACGATTTCAGCTGTCTCATCTTTCTCTATTTTATCGGATAAGAGATATTCCTGTAAACCATTTTCTGATGTTGACAGTCTTTTCTGTGCTTCTTCAATTACTTTCTTTTCAATGGCACCCCCACCAACTGTTCCGGTTGTGGTTCCATCGCTTTCAATAATAATTTTAAAACCGGTTTTTCCCGGAGCTGAACCTTTGTGCTCAACAATGGTGGCTGTTACAAACGATTCATTTTCTGCGATTAGCGTATTTATTTTATTATAAATTTCCATTGCTCTTTTTTTTGTTATTTGTGATTGGGAGATATTACAAAAAATTCGTTGAAGAAAAAATTCAATTCTACCGCAGAGGCGC
This window harbors:
- the uraD gene encoding 2-oxo-4-hydroxy-4-carboxy-5-ureidoimidazoline decarboxylase; this translates as MTLDILNNLPLKQLRLELCKCCGSSKWIKEMTRLLPFENLEQIKQNAMDVWETCSEVDWLEAFSYHPRIGEKEIEEKFSSTAGFAKNEQAAVGQASKKVISELAELNNTYFQKFGFIFIIFATGKSAQEMLLELKIRIKNERETEIKIAADEQLKITLLRIEKMLNKQ
- the alc gene encoding allantoicase, coding for MNNKKPEFVKLTNLAAEGLGSKTLACSDDFFAPMHNLIQEGRGIFIADKYTENGKWMDGWESRRKRTPGNDWCIIKLAVPGTITGVDIDTNHFLGNHPPHSSIEGCYVDDQTNTDELISNKNLWQEILPISSLEPGSHNFYDIESEKQFTHLRLNIFPDGGVARLKVYGHVYKNWDSVNKEDEIDLASALNGGQAVLCNDMFFSHMQNLLKPERGKNMGDGWETKRNRTPGNVDWVIIKLAHPGVIKKVVIDTAHFKGNFPDSFMLQGFNFGDNNNPDFENITWQELLPKSKLNADLEHEFINELKNIGQISHVKLNIFPDGGISRLRLFGTLK
- a CDS encoding XdhC family protein; this encodes MEIYNKINTLIAENESFVTATIVEHKGSAPGKTGFKIIIESDGTTTGTVGGGAIEKKVIEEAQKRLSTSENGLQEYLLSDKIEKDETAEIVPMSCAGRVTIFYEVNGNRPTVYVFGGGHVGQALLYHLKPLGYHSILVDNRIEFAEAVKNPNASEIIHADYEEFANSFEPVPNSFVAILTHGHKYDSKILNIFYKRGLDFPYIGIIASKTKAAGIMKNLRDSLDEKVDTSKIYSPIGLKIGGNSASEIGLAISAEIQSVRYGKILIDGDKK
- a CDS encoding phosphoenolpyruvate kinase, with the translated sequence MKLSIPESAKEKIFTELKTANIAFQNIYPGDRHDRQPVHTVYGGANLFKSDSIKKMNERALKTLKTNAPDFVEFAKVLMLEKHDQLPDNASQIKALKSKLENNPDQKNHPAWLSFAVYNKVIEKLKREAVEDFRIDFEDGFGNRRWPEEDETAVFTAKELAKGMNEKTISPFVGIRIKPFTEDLKERGARTLDIFVTTLLAETNGALPDNFVVMLPKVTIPEQVTAIVHLFEILEKVNGLPANSLKMEIMVETTQAIMNDEGTNSLMRFIRASKGRCIATHFGTYDYTASCDITAKYQTMAHPVCDFAHHVTRVALGHTGIWLSDGATNVMPVGPHRGENLSESQLAENKRVVHRAWKMGYDHVRHSLFNGFYQGWDLHPSQLPVRYAAVYAFFLESYEDAAMRLKKFVEQAARATLTGDVFDDAATGQGLLNYFLRALNCGAISVDEALATGLTIEEFRSRSFLKILEGRRK
- the uraH gene encoding hydroxyisourate hydrolase, which translates into the protein MSQITTHVLDTSLGRPGQKIKIELQKPDGVNWKTIAQGVTNDDGRISDLLKPDEVLEPGVYKMFFHSGDYFRFMGINTFFPYVEIVFETTDTEHYHVPLLLNPFGYSTYRGS